From the Sphingomonas phyllosphaerae 5.2 genome, one window contains:
- a CDS encoding adenine phosphoribosyltransferase: MNDDLKALIRTVPDFPKPGIQFRDITTLLLSPTGLATCIERMVAAVDGPVDLVAGVEARGFLFAAALAVPLGAGVLLIRKDGKLPGATIAEDYALEYGQDRIAIHADACAPGARVLLVDDLIATGGTARAAVRLLRKAGAVVTQAQFVVDLPDLGGADGLRGDAIAVSALVAFPGH; the protein is encoded by the coding sequence ATGAACGACGATCTCAAGGCGCTGATCCGCACCGTCCCCGATTTTCCAAAGCCCGGCATCCAGTTCCGCGACATCACCACGTTGCTGCTGTCGCCGACCGGACTGGCAACCTGCATCGAGCGGATGGTCGCCGCTGTCGACGGTCCGGTCGATCTGGTGGCCGGGGTCGAGGCGCGCGGCTTCCTCTTCGCCGCTGCGCTCGCGGTGCCGCTCGGCGCTGGCGTGCTGCTGATCCGCAAGGACGGAAAGCTGCCCGGCGCGACGATCGCAGAGGATTATGCCCTGGAATATGGGCAGGACCGGATCGCGATCCACGCCGATGCGTGCGCGCCGGGCGCACGCGTGCTGCTGGTCGACGACCTGATCGCCACCGGCGGAACGGCGCGCGCTGCGGTGCGACTGTTACGGAAGGCGGGGGCGGTGGTGACGCAGGCGCAGTTCGTCGTCGACCTCCCCGATCTGGGCGGCGCGGACGGGTTGCGCGGGGACGCGATTGCAGTGTCCGCGCTGGTGGCGTTTCCGGGTCACTGA
- a CDS encoding cytochrome c1, translating to MVRLISLLVGAGFVFVLALALFFTAKDAIQNPAPHTAEHSFRLHPEDIHLSSAGLVGKFDRQQLQRGFQVYKEVCAACHSLKYVAFRDLQEIGYNEPEVKAIATNWVIEQPSVNPETGEAATRKNLPSDHFPSPFANEVAARAANNNALPPDLSLMTKAREDGSNYIHALITGYRDQPAELLKEFPDAKTPEGLHYNPYFANLNIAMPPPITSDGQVTYSDGTKATKDQMARDVAAFLTWTAEPNLEARHAAGIAAVIFLLIFVYLTWGAYQNVWRNVKH from the coding sequence ATGGTTCGTCTCATTTCACTGCTGGTCGGGGCGGGGTTCGTCTTCGTGCTCGCGCTGGCGCTGTTCTTCACCGCGAAGGACGCGATCCAGAATCCGGCACCGCACACTGCGGAACACTCCTTCCGCCTGCACCCGGAGGACATTCACCTGTCCTCGGCCGGGCTGGTCGGCAAATTCGACCGGCAGCAGCTCCAGCGCGGCTTCCAGGTCTACAAGGAAGTGTGCGCTGCCTGCCACTCGCTGAAGTATGTCGCATTCCGCGACCTTCAGGAGATCGGCTACAACGAGCCCGAGGTGAAGGCGATCGCCACGAACTGGGTGATCGAGCAGCCGAGCGTGAACCCGGAGACGGGTGAGGCGGCGACGCGCAAGAACCTGCCGTCGGACCACTTCCCGTCGCCGTTCGCCAACGAGGTCGCCGCGCGCGCCGCAAACAACAACGCGCTGCCGCCCGACCTGTCGTTGATGACCAAGGCGCGCGAGGATGGCTCGAACTACATCCATGCGCTGATCACCGGCTATCGTGACCAGCCGGCCGAGTTGCTGAAGGAGTTCCCGGACGCGAAGACGCCCGAGGGGCTGCACTACAATCCCTATTTCGCGAACCTCAACATCGCGATGCCGCCGCCGATCACTTCCGATGGTCAGGTGACCTATTCGGACGGCACCAAGGCGACCAAGGATCAGATGGCGCGCGACGTCGCAGCCTTCCTGACGTGGACTGCCGAGCCGAACCTGGAAGCGCGCCATGCCGCGGGCATCGCGGCGGTGATCTTCCTGCTGATCTTCGTCTACCTGACGTGGGGCGCCTATCAGAACGTGTGGCGCAACGTGAAGCATTGA
- a CDS encoding cytochrome b: MSFPWAKHYEPKAPLMRWMDEKLPLPRLVYNAIGAGYPVPRNLNYFWNFGVLAGAALVLQIVTGVVLAMHFAANAGVAFGSVESIMRDVNAGWFLRYAHANGASMFLAVVYIHIGRGLYYGSYKAPREMVWLLGVVIFLLMMATAFMGYVLPWGQMSFWGAQVITGFFSAIPLVGETIRTWLLGGFAPDNAALNRFFSLHYLLPFVIAGVIILHIWALHIPGSNNPTGVDVKGEQDTVPFHPYYTAKDGVGVGVFFLIFAFLVFFSPNLLGHPDNYIEANPLSTPAHIVPEWYFLPFYAILKSFTADFILPAKLWGVLAMFGSILLLFFLPWLDASPVRSANYRPTYRWFLLVLLLDVLVLGYVGGAEANARNVMMGQIAAGYYFAHFLIILPLVSAAERPRPLPNSITEAVLAKHGGTSPAQTAMAS; this comes from the coding sequence ATGAGCTTTCCCTGGGCCAAGCATTACGAGCCGAAGGCGCCATTGATGCGCTGGATGGACGAGAAGCTGCCGTTGCCGCGGCTCGTCTACAACGCGATCGGCGCCGGCTATCCGGTGCCGCGCAACCTCAATTATTTCTGGAACTTCGGCGTGCTCGCGGGCGCGGCGCTGGTGCTGCAGATCGTCACCGGCGTGGTGCTGGCGATGCATTTCGCCGCCAATGCCGGCGTCGCGTTCGGCTCGGTCGAAAGCATCATGCGTGACGTCAACGCCGGCTGGTTCCTGCGCTATGCGCACGCCAACGGCGCGTCGATGTTCCTGGCGGTCGTCTATATCCACATCGGCCGCGGCCTTTATTACGGTTCGTACAAGGCGCCGCGCGAGATGGTGTGGTTGCTCGGGGTCGTGATCTTCCTGCTGATGATGGCGACGGCGTTCATGGGCTACGTGCTGCCGTGGGGGCAGATGAGCTTCTGGGGTGCGCAGGTCATCACCGGCTTCTTCTCGGCGATCCCGCTGGTGGGCGAGACGATCCGCACCTGGCTTCTCGGCGGGTTTGCGCCGGATAACGCCGCGCTCAACCGTTTCTTCTCGCTTCACTATCTTCTGCCGTTCGTGATCGCGGGTGTCATCATCCTGCACATCTGGGCGCTGCACATCCCGGGGTCGAACAACCCGACCGGCGTGGACGTGAAGGGGGAGCAGGACACGGTGCCGTTCCACCCCTATTATACCGCGAAGGACGGGGTCGGGGTCGGCGTGTTCTTCCTGATCTTCGCGTTCCTGGTGTTCTTCTCGCCCAACCTGCTGGGCCACCCGGACAATTACATCGAGGCGAACCCGCTCTCGACCCCCGCGCATATCGTGCCGGAATGGTACTTCCTGCCGTTCTACGCGATCCTCAAGAGCTTCACCGCGGACTTCATCCTCCCGGCCAAGCTGTGGGGCGTGCTGGCGATGTTCGGGTCGATCCTGCTGCTGTTCTTCCTGCCGTGGCTCGATGCCTCGCCGGTACGTTCGGCCAATTACCGCCCGACCTACCGCTGGTTCCTGCTGGTGCTGCTGCTCGACGTGCTGGTGCTCGGCTATGTCGGCGGCGCGGAGGCGAACGCGCGCAACGTGATGATGGGACAGATCGCGGCGGGTTATTATTTCGCGCACTTCCTCATCATCCTGCCGCTGGTGTCGGCGGCCGAGCGTCCGCGCCCGCTGCCGAACTCGATCACCGAGGCGGTGCTGGCCAAGCACGGCGGCACCAGCCCCGCGCAGACCGCGATGGCGAGCTGA
- the petA gene encoding ubiquinol-cytochrome c reductase iron-sulfur subunit: protein MATAEQEIPLGEDPAPYHEDAHDPRRRDFINIAAISFAGVGAVAIVLPLVNQMNPSADVLAQSTTEIDISKIAPGQAIKASFRKQPLFVRNLTPKEIAEADAVAISSLRDPQTLEERTKAGKKNWLITLGVCTHLGCVPLGAGEGENKGPFGGYFCPCHGSAYDTAGRIRQGPAPQNLHVPDYAFNSDTVVTVG from the coding sequence ATGGCGACGGCAGAGCAGGAAATCCCCCTCGGCGAAGATCCCGCGCCTTATCACGAGGATGCGCATGATCCGCGTCGTCGCGATTTCATCAACATCGCCGCGATCTCGTTCGCCGGCGTCGGTGCGGTCGCGATCGTGCTGCCGCTGGTCAACCAGATGAACCCGTCCGCCGACGTGCTGGCGCAATCGACCACCGAGATCGATATCTCGAAGATCGCGCCGGGGCAGGCGATCAAGGCCAGCTTCCGCAAGCAGCCGCTGTTCGTGCGCAACCTGACGCCCAAGGAGATCGCGGAGGCCGATGCGGTCGCCATCTCCTCGCTGCGCGATCCGCAGACGCTGGAAGAGCGCACCAAGGCGGGCAAGAAGAACTGGCTGATCACGCTGGGCGTCTGCACGCACCTGGGCTGCGTGCCGCTGGGCGCGGGCGAGGGCGAGAACAAGGGGCCGTTCGGCGGCTATTTCTGCCCGTGCCACGGCTCGGCCTACGACACGGCGGGGCGGATTCGGCAGGGGCCGGCGCCGCAGAACCTGCACGTGCCCGACTATGCATTCAATTCCGACACCGTCGTTACGGTCGGCTGA
- a CDS encoding tRNA (cytidine(34)-2'-O)-methyltransferase, with protein sequence MRIALFQPDIAGNVGTLLRLGACLGIGVDLIEPMGFPWSGRALARSGMDYAGLVEVRRHVDWNAFVATAAGRIVLATTTGAVPLPAARFEADDILLLGSEGAGVPAHVHDRADLRVRVPMRAGLRSLNVAVAGAMLLGEALRQTEGWPTA encoded by the coding sequence ATGCGGATCGCGCTCTTCCAGCCCGACATTGCGGGCAACGTCGGCACGCTGTTGCGGCTCGGCGCATGTCTCGGGATCGGGGTCGACCTGATCGAACCGATGGGATTCCCGTGGAGCGGCCGAGCCCTTGCGCGCTCGGGCATGGACTATGCCGGGCTGGTCGAGGTGCGGCGCCACGTCGACTGGAACGCGTTCGTCGCGACGGCGGCGGGGCGGATCGTGCTGGCGACCACGACCGGTGCGGTGCCGCTGCCCGCGGCGCGCTTCGAAGCGGATGACATTTTGTTGCTGGGCAGCGAGGGCGCGGGGGTGCCCGCGCATGTCCACGATCGCGCGGACCTGCGCGTTCGCGTGCCGATGCGCGCCGGGCTGCGCTCGCTCAACGTCGCGGTGGCGGGGGCGATGCTGCTGGGCGAGGCATTGCGCCAGACGGAGGGCTGGCCGACGGCGTGA
- a CDS encoding AcvB/VirJ family lysyl-phosphatidylglycerol hydrolase — protein sequence MNAKSFWRGVRVSAVSSAFVCAMVAAAGYFDRDPVHVYPAHPPARPIAVVNISGDMGLRFLLGASTSRGLTEHHIPVVGLSTPAVFRTRRTRAEVDAFVADAVRTAMARTGTRKVVVMGQSYGADIAQTGLAHLPPALRAQVAGIVLILPGETVFYRADPTGWVYDGTPDSIGKVTGDTLTWAPLTCIYGQEEDDSLCPLLRVAGARIIAMPGGHNLHHDSDALFAHVLAAVRAVTPSASPPSGAMPRPAASPPPPRR from the coding sequence ATGAACGCCAAGTCCTTCTGGCGCGGCGTCCGCGTCTCCGCCGTCAGCTCGGCCTTCGTCTGCGCGATGGTCGCTGCGGCGGGCTATTTCGATCGTGATCCCGTCCACGTCTATCCCGCGCATCCGCCGGCGCGGCCGATCGCGGTGGTCAATATTTCCGGCGACATGGGGCTGCGCTTCCTGCTCGGCGCATCGACCTCGCGCGGGCTGACCGAACACCACATCCCCGTCGTCGGCCTGTCGACCCCGGCGGTATTCCGCACCCGGCGCACGCGCGCCGAGGTGGACGCCTTCGTCGCGGATGCGGTGCGCACCGCGATGGCGCGCACGGGCACGCGCAAGGTGGTGGTGATGGGCCAGTCGTACGGCGCCGATATCGCGCAGACCGGGCTCGCGCACCTGCCACCAGCGCTGCGCGCGCAAGTCGCGGGAATCGTGTTGATCCTGCCCGGTGAGACCGTCTTCTATCGCGCCGATCCGACCGGCTGGGTCTATGACGGCACCCCCGACAGCATCGGCAAGGTCACTGGCGACACGCTGACCTGGGCGCCGCTGACCTGCATCTACGGTCAGGAGGAGGACGACAGCCTCTGCCCGCTGCTGCGCGTGGCGGGTGCGCGGATCATCGCGATGCCGGGCGGGCACAATCTGCACCATGACAGCGATGCGTTGTTCGCGCACGTGCTGGCGGCGGTCCGCGCGGTCACGCCGTCGGCCAGCCCTCCGTCTGGCGCAATGCCTCGCCCAGCAGCATCGCCCCCGCCACCGCGACGTTGA
- the hemF gene encoding oxygen-dependent coproporphyrinogen oxidase — protein sequence MMTLDTEQAAARAWFEELRDLICAEFEAIEREAGSDARFDYTPWDRIDPAGLPGGGGVRGVMKGRVFEKVGVNVSTVGGTFEGDFARTIHGAGDDPRFFATGISLVAHMANPHVPAVHMNTRFLVTTKRWFGGGADLNPPLPIAEDTEDFHATLARACDAHHPDHYPRFRKWADDYFYIPHRKVHRGVGGIFYDHLEGDFAANFAFTQDVGRAFLDAYPRIVRRRMDMAFGDADMAQQRAWRGRYAEFNLVYDRGTLFGLKTGGNIDAILMSLPPVATWE from the coding sequence ATGATGACGCTGGATACCGAACAGGCCGCCGCGCGGGCGTGGTTCGAGGAATTGCGCGACCTGATCTGCGCCGAGTTCGAGGCGATCGAGCGCGAGGCCGGCTCCGACGCCCGCTTCGATTATACGCCATGGGATCGCATCGATCCCGCGGGCCTGCCCGGCGGTGGCGGGGTGCGGGGCGTGATGAAGGGGCGTGTGTTCGAAAAGGTCGGTGTCAACGTGTCCACCGTCGGCGGCACGTTCGAGGGCGATTTTGCGCGCACCATCCATGGCGCGGGTGACGATCCGCGCTTTTTCGCGACCGGGATCAGCCTCGTCGCGCACATGGCCAATCCACATGTGCCCGCGGTTCACATGAACACGCGCTTCCTGGTGACGACGAAACGCTGGTTCGGGGGTGGCGCCGATCTCAACCCGCCGCTGCCCATCGCCGAGGATACCGAGGATTTCCACGCCACGCTGGCGCGGGCCTGCGACGCGCACCATCCGGACCATTATCCGCGCTTCCGAAAATGGGCGGACGATTATTTCTACATTCCGCACCGCAAGGTCCATCGCGGCGTCGGCGGGATCTTCTACGACCATCTGGAGGGCGATTTCGCCGCCAATTTCGCCTTCACGCAAGACGTCGGGCGCGCCTTCCTCGATGCCTATCCGCGAATCGTCCGACGGCGGATGGACATGGCATTCGGCGACGCGGACATGGCGCAACAGCGCGCGTGGCGCGGCCGCTATGCCGAGTTCAACCTGGTTTACGATCGCGGCACGCTGTTCGGGCTGAAGACCGGCGGCAACATCGACGCGATCCTGATGAGCCTGCCGCCGGTCGCGACGTGGGAGTGA
- a CDS encoding GNAT family N-acetyltransferase, with amino-acid sequence MTARPRPRPLPESPLRLVRWEQPTPEKYRALFRRVGAPWLWFSRLVIGDAALLAIIHDPLVEVYAAVDRTGIEVGMLELDFRAPDACEIGYFALVPELAGRGLGRWLMAQALALAWRGAVTRVWLHTCTLDHPGALGFYRAQGFAATARTVETFADPRVLGVLPVDAAPHVPLLARTR; translated from the coding sequence ATGACCGCGCGTCCCCGCCCGCGCCCGCTGCCCGAGTCGCCGCTGCGGCTGGTCCGCTGGGAGCAGCCGACACCCGAGAAATACCGTGCGCTGTTCCGGCGCGTCGGCGCGCCGTGGCTATGGTTTTCGCGGCTGGTGATCGGCGACGCGGCGCTGCTCGCGATCATTCATGACCCGCTGGTAGAGGTCTATGCAGCGGTCGACCGCACCGGCATCGAGGTCGGGATGCTGGAGCTCGACTTCCGCGCCCCCGATGCGTGCGAGATCGGCTATTTCGCGCTCGTGCCCGAACTGGCCGGTCGCGGGCTGGGGCGCTGGTTGATGGCGCAGGCGCTGGCGCTCGCCTGGCGCGGCGCAGTGACGCGGGTGTGGCTGCACACCTGCACGCTCGACCATCCCGGTGCGCTCGGCTTCTACCGCGCGCAGGGTTTCGCCGCGACCGCGCGGACGGTCGAGACGTTCGCCGACCCGCGTGTGCTGGGCGTGCTTCCCGTCGACGCCGCGCCTCACGTCCCCTTGCTGGCGCGCACGCGGTAG
- the lipB gene encoding lipoyl(octanoyl) transferase LipB, which translates to METSIQQPGSDPDAAGPGGIEWRVTPGLTDYAQALAAMEARAAAVAAGEERELVWLLEHPPVYTAGTSADPSELVDPRFPVVPAGRGGRYTYHGPGQRVGYLVLDLNRRGRDVRCFVHAVEGWVIAALERIDIAAFRAPGRIGIWTHDAQGNEAKIGAIGIRVRRWVTLHGFSVNLAPDLAHFGGIVPCGLAEFPVTSAAALGKHADHATFDAALAFTAVAFLNSLTCVGQNET; encoded by the coding sequence GTGGAAACGAGCATCCAGCAGCCGGGCAGCGACCCGGACGCCGCCGGGCCGGGCGGGATCGAATGGCGCGTCACGCCGGGACTGACCGACTATGCGCAGGCGCTGGCAGCGATGGAGGCGCGTGCTGCCGCAGTCGCCGCGGGCGAGGAACGCGAGCTGGTGTGGCTGCTCGAACATCCGCCCGTCTACACCGCGGGCACCAGCGCCGACCCCAGCGAGCTGGTCGATCCGCGCTTCCCGGTGGTGCCGGCGGGACGCGGCGGGCGCTACACCTATCATGGCCCCGGGCAGCGCGTCGGCTATCTGGTGCTCGACCTCAACAGGCGCGGCCGCGACGTGCGCTGCTTCGTCCATGCGGTGGAAGGCTGGGTGATCGCGGCGCTCGAGCGGATCGACATCGCGGCATTCCGCGCGCCGGGCCGGATCGGGATCTGGACCCATGACGCACAGGGCAACGAGGCGAAGATCGGTGCGATCGGCATCCGCGTCCGCCGCTGGGTGACGCTGCACGGCTTTTCGGTGAACCTCGCGCCGGACCTGGCTCATTTCGGCGGCATCGTTCCGTGCGGCCTCGCCGAATTCCCGGTGACCAGCGCGGCGGCGTTGGGTAAGCACGCCGATCACGCAACCTTCGACGCGGCTCTGGCGTTCACCGCCGTGGCCTTTCTGAATAGCCTTACTTGTGTCGGCCAAAACGAGACTTGA
- the queE gene encoding 7-carboxy-7-deazaguanine synthase, producing the protein MTYAVKEMFLTLQGEGVQAGRRAVFVRFAGCNLWTGREQDRTRAICRFCDTDFVGTDGAGGGKFEDAAALVAAAERFWGEARTRRFVVLTGGEPMLQVDDALVDALHGAGFEIAIESNGTLPVHPGIDWICISPKAGSETVQRSGDELKLVWPQPGTDIAAIEGWDFANFLLQPLDDARVEANVTAAMAVVMERPRWRLSLQTHKLLGLR; encoded by the coding sequence ATGACTTACGCCGTCAAGGAGATGTTCCTGACGCTTCAGGGTGAGGGCGTGCAGGCCGGCCGACGCGCGGTGTTCGTGCGCTTTGCCGGGTGCAATCTGTGGACCGGCCGCGAGCAGGACCGCACGCGCGCGATCTGCCGGTTCTGCGACACCGATTTCGTCGGGACGGATGGCGCGGGCGGTGGCAAGTTCGAGGATGCGGCCGCGCTGGTCGCGGCGGCTGAGCGCTTCTGGGGCGAGGCGCGCACGCGCCGCTTCGTGGTACTGACCGGGGGCGAGCCGATGCTGCAGGTCGACGATGCGCTGGTCGACGCGCTGCATGGCGCGGGGTTCGAGATCGCGATCGAGAGCAATGGTACGCTGCCGGTTCATCCCGGCATCGACTGGATATGCATCAGCCCCAAGGCGGGCAGCGAAACCGTGCAGCGCAGCGGCGACGAACTGAAGCTGGTGTGGCCGCAGCCGGGCACCGATATCGCCGCGATCGAAGGCTGGGATTTCGCGAACTTCCTGCTTCAGCCCTTGGACGATGCGCGCGTCGAGGCCAATGTCACGGCGGCGATGGCGGTGGTGATGGAGCGGCCGCGCTGGCGGCTGTCGCTCCAGACGCACAAGTTGCTGGGATTGCGGTAG
- the queC gene encoding 7-cyano-7-deazaguanine synthase QueC, whose protein sequence is MTTPTPAVALVSGGLDSLVSAALAREAGHPLFALSIDYNQRHQVELAAARRVARALGAVRHIVLPIDLSAFGGSALTDDSIDVPKDGVGDAIPITYVPARNTIFMSLALGWAEAAGARDIYLGVNALDYSGYPDCRPEFIAAFEQMAELATKAGVEGVPFRFRAPLQHMTKADIVREGARLGLDMGMSWSCYDPAPGARHCGLCDSCRLRHKGFVDAGVPDPTDYAVVPPLP, encoded by the coding sequence ATGACCACTCCCACTCCTGCGGTCGCGCTCGTTTCCGGCGGGCTCGACTCCCTGGTGTCTGCCGCACTCGCGCGCGAGGCCGGGCATCCGCTGTTCGCGCTGTCGATCGATTATAACCAGCGCCACCAGGTCGAACTGGCGGCGGCGCGGCGTGTCGCGCGTGCGCTGGGCGCGGTGCGGCACATCGTGCTGCCGATCGACCTTTCGGCATTCGGTGGCTCGGCGCTGACCGACGACTCCATCGACGTGCCGAAGGACGGCGTCGGCGACGCGATCCCGATCACCTATGTTCCGGCGCGCAACACGATCTTCATGAGCCTGGCGCTCGGCTGGGCGGAGGCGGCGGGCGCGCGCGACATCTATCTGGGCGTCAATGCGCTCGATTATTCCGGCTACCCCGATTGCCGCCCCGAATTCATCGCGGCGTTCGAGCAGATGGCGGAACTGGCGACCAAGGCCGGGGTCGAGGGCGTGCCGTTCCGCTTCCGCGCGCCGCTTCAGCACATGACCAAGGCCGACATCGTCCGCGAGGGCGCGCGGCTGGGGCTCGACATGGGGATGAGCTGGTCGTGCTACGATCCGGCACCGGGCGCGCGGCATTGCGGGCTGTGCGATAGCTGCCGGTTGCGTCACAAGGGCTTCGTGGACGCGGGCGTGCCCGATCCGACCGATTATGCGGTCGTCCCGCCACTGCCATGA
- a CDS encoding Hsp33 family molecular chaperone HslO gives MTDPALPTTDLDRALGFTIPARHARGRVVRLGPTLDAILSAHAYPPAIEKLLAEALTLTALIGSTLKDPAGQLTMQTQTQDGIVTLLVCDWRGGEVRGYVQFDADRLAEGPAEPSLFALFGAGYLAITFDLASTGERYQGIVPLDGDTLAAAAQSYFYQSEQIPTLVRAGMRKDADGRCVAGGLLIQHLPEGEEGRERLHTKLDHPEWEHVEALGRTVGAEELADAALPIETLVWRLFNEESEVRVLDGQPIGKGCRCTLEHIRAVLARFPVEQRMEMADERGVIAVDCAFCSTVFPLQANDLAA, from the coding sequence ATGACCGATCCTGCCTTGCCGACCACCGACCTAGACCGCGCGCTCGGCTTCACGATTCCCGCCCGCCATGCACGCGGTCGGGTCGTGCGGCTGGGGCCGACGCTGGACGCGATCCTTTCCGCGCACGCCTATCCGCCCGCGATCGAGAAACTGCTCGCCGAGGCGCTGACGCTGACCGCGTTGATCGGATCGACGTTGAAGGACCCGGCGGGGCAGCTGACGATGCAGACGCAGACGCAGGACGGCATCGTCACCTTGCTGGTGTGCGACTGGCGCGGCGGCGAGGTGCGCGGCTATGTGCAGTTCGACGCCGACCGGCTGGCCGAAGGGCCGGCGGAGCCGTCGCTGTTCGCGCTGTTCGGTGCGGGCTATCTTGCGATCACCTTCGATCTTGCCTCGACCGGTGAACGCTACCAGGGGATCGTTCCGCTGGACGGCGACACGCTGGCGGCGGCGGCGCAAAGCTACTTCTACCAATCCGAGCAAATCCCGACGTTGGTGCGCGCCGGGATGCGCAAGGACGCCGACGGGCGCTGCGTCGCAGGCGGGCTGCTGATCCAGCACCTGCCCGAAGGCGAGGAAGGGCGCGAGCGGCTGCATACCAAACTCGATCATCCCGAGTGGGAGCATGTCGAGGCATTGGGCCGGACGGTGGGTGCAGAGGAACTCGCCGACGCCGCGCTGCCGATTGAGACGTTGGTGTGGCGGCTGTTCAATGAGGAAAGCGAAGTGCGCGTGCTGGATGGCCAGCCGATCGGGAAGGGATGCCGTTGCACGCTCGAACACATTCGCGCTGTGCTGGCGCGGTTTCCGGTCGAGCAGCGGATGGAGATGGCGGACGAGCGCGGGGTGATCGCGGTCGACTGCGCGTTCTGCTCGACGGTATTTCCTTTGCAGGCCAACGATCTGGCGGCGTGA
- the argF gene encoding ornithine carbamoyltransferase codes for MRHFLNLTDAGPDAIAAMLDDALTRKAARAGWTKGRVDADAPLAGHVLAMIFEKNSTRTRVSFDMAVRQLGGQSIVMEAGQMQLGRGETVADTARVLSGYVDAIMIRTDDHAKVEEMAHYATVPVINGLTDESHPCQIMADLLTIIESGKALPGLKVAWLGDGNNVLASIVEAAGLMHFDVVAACPQGFQPEDDVLARGGGRARVVADPREAVAGADVVVTDTWISMGQSHAETKLAAMMPYQVDDALMAAAKPDAKFLHCLPAHRGEEVTPEVIDGAQSLIWAEAENRLHAQKSVLRWCLGQIG; via the coding sequence ATGCGCCACTTTCTGAATCTCACCGACGCCGGGCCGGACGCGATCGCGGCCATGCTGGACGATGCGCTGACCCGCAAGGCGGCGCGCGCCGGCTGGACGAAGGGCCGCGTCGATGCCGATGCGCCGCTCGCCGGGCACGTGCTGGCGATGATCTTCGAGAAGAACTCCACGCGCACCCGCGTGTCGTTCGACATGGCGGTGCGCCAGCTCGGCGGGCAGTCGATCGTGATGGAGGCCGGGCAGATGCAGCTCGGCCGCGGCGAAACGGTGGCGGACACCGCGCGCGTGCTGTCCGGATACGTCGATGCGATCATGATCCGCACCGACGATCACGCCAAGGTCGAGGAGATGGCGCATTACGCGACGGTGCCGGTGATCAACGGCCTGACCGACGAATCGCACCCCTGCCAGATCATGGCCGACCTGCTGACGATCATCGAGAGCGGCAAGGCGCTGCCCGGGCTGAAGGTGGCGTGGCTGGGCGACGGCAACAACGTGCTCGCCTCGATCGTCGAGGCGGCCGGGCTGATGCATTTCGATGTGGTCGCGGCCTGCCCGCAGGGTTTTCAGCCCGAGGACGACGTGCTGGCACGCGGCGGCGGGCGCGCACGCGTGGTCGCCGACCCGCGCGAGGCGGTGGCGGGCGCCGACGTGGTCGTCACCGACACCTGGATATCGATGGGGCAGTCGCATGCCGAGACGAAGCTGGCGGCGATGATGCCGTATCAGGTCGACGACGCGCTCATGGCGGCGGCGAAGCCCGACGCGAAGTTCCTGCACTGCCTGCCCGCCCACCGCGGCGAGGAAGTGACGCCGGAGGTGATCGACGGCGCGCAGTCACTGATCTGGGCGGAGGCGGAGAACCGGCTGCATGCGCAGAAATCCGTGCTGCGCTGGTGCCTTGGGCAGATCGGTTGA